CCATCCCAATTCATGCTGGAGCCGCCTCTCGATTGCCCATAGCGTGCCAGAAGCGTGCCATTGGCCGGCCAGGTAAGACTGCCCTTGAGTTTTGCAAAACTGGTGCGCGAACCGACCGGAAACTCCCGCATAATTTGTTCAATTTCTTCGATGAGAGTAACCAAACGCGCCTCTTCTGATTTGAGCTTGGCAACTTGATCGGCGCCTTGTGTGATACGACTGGTGAGTGCTTCGATGGCGTGTTGCCGCTCCTTGCGCGCCGCTTTTAGCGATTCGAGTTCGCTGTGACGCTGGCGTTGGAGCTGCTTGATCGATTGATTCTCAAGCTGCGCCTGAGCGCTTAGCTGATCGAGTGTCGACAGCATCTCGTTAACACGGTCGATCTGTTTCAATCGATGTTGATTAAGGTAACCGTAATACACCGCCACCCGGCCAAGTTCAGACGGATTGCGCTGCGACAACAAGAGCTTAATTTTTTCTTGGCGGCCGCCCACATAAGCGGAATAGACTTGCGCCGCGAGATCGCTCTTTTCATTCTTCAGCGCGGTCAGCTGTTCAACTGTCTGTGCCTCAAGTGATTTAAGACGCTTTTCGCTCGCCTCGCGCTCAGTGTTTAGTTTGGCA
Above is a window of Pseudomonadota bacterium DNA encoding:
- a CDS encoding peptidoglycan DD-metalloendopeptidase family protein; translated protein: MSRIRVVLLMAFALASAPSIADNEKDLGEVRDRIGKLEKEISRTYARRDKLQARLAETERLTARLQTNIAKLNTEREASEKRLKSLEAQTVEQLTALKNEKSDLAAQVYSAYVGGRQEKIKLLLSQRNPSELGRVAVYYGYLNQHRLKQIDRVNEMLSTLDQLSAQAQLENQSIKQLQRQRHSELESLKAARKERQHAIEALTSRITQGADQVAKLKSEEARLVTLIEEIEQIMREFPVGSRTSFAKLKGSLTWPANGTLLARYGQSRGGSSMNWDGVLIGAERGAAVRAVAHGRVAYADWLPGQGLLVVLEHGDNYFSLYGRNDTVSAKAGDWVEAGDTIATVGDSGGQAQVALYFGLRQQSKPINPREWFKQRNP